Within the Pseudomonadota bacterium genome, the region GATGTCTGGCAGGCGCATAGCGCCCGCTCCCTCGGCAGAATGATTGTCGATTATCTCGCCCTTATCATCCTGCTGCCCCTTACCATAAACCTGGCTTTTTTTATAGAAGCATCCCTTGAGACCCCGGCGCTTCATGCGCTGTTAAAGACCTATGTTCCCCTGGCAGAACTCGTGCCCCGGCTGATGAATTTCCTGCCGATCTCTCTGGTGATTCTCACTTTTACGATTCTTTACAGCTTCCTGCCGAATACCAGAGTAAAACTCTTCCCGGCGATGATCGGCGGAATTACCGGAGGTCTGGGCTGGTTTCTCACCCAGAACCTCTATGTAAAAATGCAGATCGGCGTTGCCCGATATAATGCCATATACGGCTCTTTTGCCACCCTGCCCCTCTTTCTGCTCTGGATTTATGCGGGCTGGATCGTCTTTTTATTCGGCGCCGAAATGGCATTTGCGGTCCAGATCTGGCGGCGGTACATCCCCGGAAAAGCGGCGCTCAATCCCGCCCAGAAACTCGCCCTGGCTTTCAATATAATCGACATAACCGCGCGGGATTTCAACAACAGGAAACTGACCTTTCTTCCGGATATCGCGCAACAACTCATGTTGCCCGACCCCCATGTTAAGCAGGCGATGGATGAACTTGTTACCAAGGGGATTTTAAGGCGGGTAAAAGATCGTGAGCTGGGATATTGCCCGGCAACCCATGCGGAAAGGATCAAACCTTCCGAAGTTGTC harbors:
- a CDS encoding YihY/virulence factor BrkB family protein, whose translation is MAEHIRPTLTCTEMTKTNQSGKSDKLFDRLSTWIWLRTGADEPLWKRTLRALLKIYIIIFHECKKDRISLRASSLTFTVVLSLVPMLAMGTAILKGLGSGDEMRNSAYIIIERISGSESSLITADPGGTSIIQTPDASLAAEDENGGKNLKAHLHDAVDKIFDYVDRTNFATIGAVGVFTLVIAVAMMLNSIEQAMNDVWQAHSARSLGRMIVDYLALIILLPLTINLAFFIEASLETPALHALLKTYVPLAELVPRLMNFLPISLVILTFTILYSFLPNTRVKLFPAMIGGITGGLGWFLTQNLYVKMQIGVARYNAIYGSFATLPLFLLWIYAGWIVFLFGAEMAFAVQIWRRYIPGKAALNPAQKLALAFNIIDITARDFNNRKLTFLPDIAQQLMLPDPHVKQAMDELVTKGILRRVKDRELGYCPATHAERIKPSEVVDIILGEAEPSTQGGEFATKAVNGARTAMANDYFETITLQNPKETK